One part of the Ailuropoda melanoleuca isolate Jingjing chromosome 6, ASM200744v2, whole genome shotgun sequence genome encodes these proteins:
- the XYLB gene encoding xylulose kinase isoform X2 has translation MAEHPARPCCLGWDFSTQQVKVVAVDAELNVFYEDSVNFDRDLLEYGTQGGVHVHEDGLTVTSPVLMWVQALDIILERMKASGFDFSQVLALSGAGQQHGSVYWKTGASPALTSLSPDLLLHKQLQACFSIRDSPVWMDSSTTAQCRQLEAAVGGAQALSCLTGSRAYERFTGNQIAKIYQQNPKAYSHTERISLVSSFAASLFLGSYSPIDYSDGSGMNLLQIQDKVWSQVCLGACAPHLEEKLGSPVPSCSVVGAISSYYVQRYRFSPGCKVVAFTGDNPASLAGMRLEEGDIAVSLGTSDTLFLWLREPMPALEGHIFCNPVDARHYMALLCFKNGSLMREKIRDESASCSWSDFSEALQSTEMGNGGNLGFYFDVMEITPEIIGRHRFSAENHQVSAFLPAVEIRALIEGQFMAKRIHAEALGYRVKSLVDRWFPTDVILPPKGYLTISGDIFGVTNGERSWPVTGRGMLLHILRCVRQAPTASDYPAQMSAVPSLRNPVLYRPVVGCLALIVFCFVLP, from the exons GACTCAGGGTGGAGTTCACGTTCACGAGGATGGGCTGACAGTGACCTCTCCCGTCCTGATGTGGGTCCAG GCTCTGGATATCATCTTGGAGAGGATGAAGGCTTCAGGCTTCGACTTCTCTCAAGTTCTCGCCCTATCTGGGGCGGGCCAG CAACATGGAAGTGTATACTGGAAGACTGGGGCCAGCCCGGCGCTGACAAGCCTGTCACCAGACCTCCTGTTGCATAAGCAGCTGCAG GCCTGTTTCTCCATCAGGGACAGCCCCGTGTGGATGGACTCCAGCACCACAGCCCAGTGCCGCCAGCTGGAGGCCGCTGTGGGCGGGGCGCAGGCTCTCAGCTGCCTCACTGGCTCCCGTGCTTATGAG CGTTTTACAGGAAACCAAATTGCGAAGATCTACCAGCAGAATCCCAAGGCCTACTCACACACAGAG agaaTTTCTTTGGTCAGTAGTTTTGCTGCTTCCCTATTCCTTGGGTCTTACTCTCCTATCGACTACAGTGATG GTTCTGGAATGAATTTGTTGCAGATCCAGGACAAAGTCTGGTCGCAGGTTTGCCTTGGTGCCTGTGCGCCTCATTTAGAGGAGAAGCTGGGCTCACCCGTACCGTCGTGCTCCGTGGTG GGAGCCATTTCTTCCTACTATGTCCAGCGCTATAGATTTTCTCCAGGATGCAAAGTGGTGGCCTTCACTGGGGACAACCCTG CGTCACTGGCAGGCATGAGGCTGGAGGAAGGTGACATTGCG GTCAGCCTGGGCACCAGCGAcaccctctttctctggctccgGGAGCCCATGCCCGCCCTGGAAGGGCACATCTTCTGCAACCCGGTTGATGCCCGGCACTACATGGCGCTCCTGTG CTTTAAAAACGGCTCGCTCATGAGAGAGAAGATCCGTGATGAGTCTGCGTCCTGTTCCTGGAGTGATTTCTCTGAGGCGCTGCAGTCCACGGAGATGGGCAACGGCGGGAATCTGG gtttttattttgatgtaatggAGATCACCCCTGAAATTATCGGGCGCCATCGGTTTAGCGCAGAAAACCATCAG GTCTCAGCATTCCTTCCGGCTGTGGAGATCCGGGCACTGATTGAAGGGCAGTTCATGGCCAAGAGGATCCATGCCGAGGCCTTGGGCTACCGAGTCA AATCCTTAGTAGACCGGTGGTTTCCAACAGACGTGATTTTGCCCCCTAAAGGATATTTGAcgatatctggagacatttttggtgtcaCAAATGGGGAGCGCTCCTGGCCTGTCACTGGCAGAGGGATGCTGTTGCACATTCTGCGGTGTGTGCGACAGGCCCCCACAGCCAGTGATTACCCAGCCCAAATGTCGGCTGTGCCAAGCTTGAGAAACCCTGTATTATACAGACCGGTTGTTGGTTGTCTGGCCCtaattgtgttttgctttgttttgccaTAG